CGTGGAAAACGAGAGCCCGCGGGGAAGCTAGTTCGCCGCGGGCTCCGGATACAAGAATGAATCCCCCACGATTCAGTGCGATTTCCTGGCTTCGCGCACCGCGGCCGTGAGCACCGGCACGATCTCCAGCGCGTCGCCCACGATCCCGTAGTCGGCCACCTTGAAGATCGGCGCTTCGGCGTCCTTGTTGATCGCCACGATCGTCTTCGAGGTGCGCATGCCGGCCAGATGCTGGATGGCCCCCGAGATGCCCACCGCCACGTACAGATCGGGACTCACCAGCCGCCCGGTCTGCCCGATCTGGTCGCTGTGCGGACGCCACCCGTCGTCGGTCACGGCGCGCGTGGCGCCCACGGCCGCGTTCCCGAACGCGTCGGCCAGGTCTTCCACCAGCTTGAAGTTCTCGGCCGCCTTGAGCCCGCGACCGCCCGAGATCACCACCGGCGCGTCGCCCAGATCGAGCTTGGCCCCCGTGCCCACCACCAGCGCGGTGACCTTCACGCGCGACGCCGCCGGATCCGTTGCCGGCGCGATCGTCTCCGCCCGCAGCGCTTTCGCGCGCACCACCGGCGTCACGGCGTTCGGACGCACGCTCACCACCACGGGGGTGCCGGTGGCCTTCAACGTCGCCACCAGCTTGGCGGTGTACGTGGGGTGCGTGACCACCACCGCCGCCCCGGACAGCGCCACCGTCAGCGCGTCGGACAGCAGCGGGGCGTTGATCTTGGCCGCGACACGGGGCGCCAGATCCTTGCCCTGCGCAGATGCGCTGAGCAGGATCACCGCGTACCC
This window of the Gemmatimonadaceae bacterium genome carries:
- a CDS encoding electron transfer flavoprotein subunit alpha/FixB family protein; translated protein: MANVLAVAETRGGELRKVALEVVTAARALADSAGGEVHVLVFGPPGMAAKVEPLAQHGADTVIVCEHAAYDKADAESMAATIAARAGSGYAVILLSASAQGKDLAPRVAAKINAPLLSDALTVALSGAAVVVTHPTYTAKLVATLKATGTPVVVSVRPNAVTPVVRAKALRAETIAPATDPAASRVKVTALVVGTGAKLDLGDAPVVISGGRGLKAAENFKLVEDLADAFGNAAVGATRAVTDDGWRPHSDQIGQTGRLVSPDLYVAVGISGAIQHLAGMRTSKTIVAINKDAEAPIFKVADYGIVGDALEIVPVLTAAVREARKSH